One Salvia splendens isolate huo1 chromosome 12, SspV2, whole genome shotgun sequence genomic window carries:
- the LOC121757926 gene encoding F-box/LRR-repeat protein At3g26922-like — translation MKTEKKQCGEGVVDRISELPDEIIYIILSFLKVRAAAATSLLSHRWLGLWKHTYHLRFNDTSRSCNIKTEHASWDAETCKNVKLVNSVLKSHQSPFLNLFMIHFYINKSAQSIVAKWLEFVWSRQVKSLDLDLCCVSENNAVVLGDSLGEMKPMKYLQTLYFTNIKVSGEDIALFLKNCPILRKLDITDSSLTSDAHVSGTALMLEDLRISRCNIRESVINIDSALNLSIVVVDAKPEQLWFNNVPRLALANLRIASPRYRMQHFLSAVSCFTSQLQKLLLYLTYPKKLLRKGFPQMPNLKVLIIRESSAYEHGCLLPITSVISACPRLQRFSIVFLENVKYATPGVERCPHQQLNTASFRGSCATNIIKSVTYFSDSCDAFQKTNTCAPLMSKAEVRAHMDHLKQLQVELSDQVLLEFFKFKKRIR, via the exons ATGAAAACGGAAAAGAAACAG TGTGGTGAGGGAGTTGTTGACAGAATAAGTGAATTACCTGATGAGATCATATACATCATACTCTCTTTTCTAAAGGTGAGGGCAGCTGCGGCCACTAGCCTTCTTTCTCACCGATGGTTGGGTTTGTGGAAGCACACTTATCATCTCAGATTTAACGACACTAGTCGCTCTTGCAACATAAAAACCGAGCATGCTTCATGGGATGCGGAGACGTGCAAGAATGTCAAATTGGTGAATTCGGTCCTGAAATCGCATCAATCGCCTTTCCTCAACCTTTTCATGATCCATTTTTACATAAACAAGTCAGCACAAAGCATAGTCGCCAAATGGCTCGAATTTGTGTGGTCGAGACAAGTTAAGAGTTTGGATTTAGACTTGTGTTGTGTGAGTGAAAATAATGCAGTTGTGTTAGGAGATTCGCTGGGAGAGATGAAACCTATGAAATATCTCCAGACTTTGTATTTTACTAACATTAAAGTGAGTGGTGAAGACATCGCCTTGTTCTTAAAAAACTGCCCTATTCTGAGGAAATTGGATATAACAGATTCTTCTTTGACGTCAGATGCTCATGTCTCCGGCACAGCCCTCATGTTGGAGGATCTTCGAATAAGTCGATGCAACATTAGGGAATCCGTTATTAACATTGATTCTGCTCTAAATCTCTCAATAGTTGTTGTTGATGCAAAACCGGAGCAACTATGGTTCAACAATGTTCCAAGACTTGCTCTAGCAAATCTTCGAATCGCAAGTCCAAGATATAGAATGCAACATTTTTTATCTGCAGTATCTTGCTTTACTTCCCAACTCCAAAAACTTCTGCTGTATCTCACATACCCTAAG AAGCTTTTGAGGAAAGGGTTTCCTCAGATGCCTAATCTCAAAGTGTTGATCATTAGAGAGAGCTCAGCGTATGAGCACGGATGTCTCTTGCCGATAACATCTGTAATATCGGCATGTCCTCGTCTTCAGAGATTCTCGATCGTG TTTCTTGAGAATGTTAAATATGCAACACCAGGTGTTGAAAGATGTCCACACCAACAGCTCAATACAGCAAGCTTTCGAGGGTCTTGTGCGACCAATATCATCAAATCGGTGACATATTTTTCAGATAGTTGCGATGCATTTCAGAAAACAAATACTTGTGCTCCGCTTATGAGCAAGGCCGAGGTACGAGCTCACATGGACCACCTGAAACAACTTCAGGTCGAATTATCTGATCAAGTTCTACTCGAGTTTTTCAAGTTTAAGAAAAGAATCCGCTAG
- the LOC121757928 gene encoding acidic leucine-rich nuclear phosphoprotein 32 family member A-like, producing MSDSEEEYVDENYNNDNQNESDNDSEGEFKEVHLEDDEDFMYGGYNDIDRARLKITDQDLGLDKDEAEKRAISNLEKDGKDLVEIKDLLKEEEYQDVGESEEGNAEEENINDKESKDESNVEDEKGTSGKDD from the coding sequence ATGTCTGATTCTGAAGAAGAATATGTGGATGAAaattataataatgataatcaAAATGAGAGTGATAATGATTCAGAAGGAGAATTTAAAGAAGTTCATCTAGAAGATGATGAGGATTTCATGTATGGTGGTTACAATGACATCGATAGAGCTAGACTAAAAATTACCGATCAAGACTTAGGCCTAGACAAGGATGAGGCAGAGAAAAGAGCTATATCAAATCTGGAGAAAGATGGAAAGGACCTCGTGGAAATCAAAGACTTGTTGAAAGAAGAGGAGTATCAAGATGTGGGGGAAAGCGAGGAGGGGAATGCCGAAGAGGAGAACATCAACGACAAGGAGAGCAAGGACGAGAGCAATGTGGAGGACGAGAAGGGTACCAGCGGCAAGGATGActga